The proteins below are encoded in one region of Segatella copri:
- a CDS encoding Rpn family recombination-promoting nuclease/putative transposase has translation MEELKDKYIRFDWAIKRLLRQKANFGVLEGFLTVFIGEPIKIIDILESEGNQQEADDKFNRVDIKAKNSKGDIIIVEIQNTSELYYLERVLYGVAKAITEHINLGNTYKEVKKVYSISILYFDLGKGSDYIYVGQNNFIGLHTQDQLIISTKEKDTIVRKSPAEIFPTYMLVRVNEFNKVAKSPLEEWVDYLKNGVINPDTKAPGLQEAREKLKYYSMSNAERHAYDEHVNAIMIQNDVLGNARLEGHAEGRAEGRAEGRAEGKTEEKNAIALKMRQAGLPIEQIMQFTGLSEENIKSL, from the coding sequence ATGGAAGAGCTAAAAGATAAATACATTCGATTCGATTGGGCAATCAAACGATTGCTTCGTCAGAAGGCTAACTTTGGAGTACTTGAGGGATTCCTTACTGTGTTTATCGGTGAGCCTATCAAGATTATCGACATATTGGAAAGCGAGGGTAATCAACAGGAAGCCGATGACAAGTTTAACAGAGTTGACATCAAGGCGAAAAATAGCAAAGGGGACATCATCATCGTGGAGATACAGAACACAAGTGAGCTGTATTATCTGGAGCGCGTACTCTATGGGGTGGCAAAGGCTATTACCGAGCATATCAATCTCGGCAACACCTACAAAGAAGTAAAAAAGGTATATTCCATTAGTATACTTTATTTTGACCTTGGCAAAGGGTCGGACTATATCTATGTAGGACAAAACAATTTTATCGGCCTGCATACGCAAGACCAACTCATCATCAGTACCAAGGAGAAAGATACAATCGTGAGAAAGTCGCCTGCCGAAATATTCCCAACCTATATGCTAGTGCGCGTAAATGAGTTCAACAAGGTTGCCAAGTCTCCATTGGAGGAATGGGTTGATTACCTCAAAAACGGAGTCATCAATCCTGACACGAAAGCACCAGGATTGCAAGAAGCTCGCGAGAAGCTGAAATACTACTCTATGTCGAATGCCGAACGGCACGCCTACGATGAACATGTCAATGCCATCATGATTCAAAATGACGTTCTTGGAAACGCTAGATTAGAAGGGCATGCAGAAGGTAGAGCAGAAGGCAGAGCGGAAGGTAGAGCAGAAGGTAAAACTGAAGAAAAAAATGCCATCGCCCTAAAAATGCGTCAAGCTGGTCTGCCTATAGAGCAAATCATGCAATTCACAGGGCTATCGGAAGAAAATATCAAATCATTATAA
- a CDS encoding YqiA/YcfP family alpha/beta fold hydrolase: MNPYIKQFPDLMAGKKIMYVHGFLSSAQSGTVKMLQELMPNATLLAEDIPVHPEEGIEMLQKMAETEKPDLIIGTSMGGMYTELLKGFDRILVNPAFEMGNTMSSMTGKQEFQNPRKDGVNELMVNKGLIKEYRDFTERCFQDITPEEQQRVYGLFGDADPLVHTFDLFHEHYPLAIPFHGEHRLIDKVAFHYLCPVIRWIDDKQNGKERPIVYIDFDALHDSYMKATSSMHKAYEMLIEHYNVYIVAPAPTNDHEYMAKVQTWVEEYLSTPAYNHIIFCNQKNLLYGDYFIDPSPCDGFMGTTIEYGSDEFKTFEEIITFFERLGGQ; encoded by the coding sequence ATGAATCCATATATCAAACAATTCCCCGACCTCATGGCGGGCAAGAAAATCATGTATGTTCACGGTTTCCTCTCTTCTGCACAGAGCGGCACCGTAAAGATGTTGCAGGAACTGATGCCGAATGCCACCCTCCTGGCTGAAGACATCCCGGTACATCCGGAAGAGGGCATAGAGATGCTGCAGAAGATGGCGGAGACTGAGAAGCCCGACCTCATCATCGGTACCTCGATGGGAGGCATGTATACCGAACTGCTGAAAGGATTCGACCGCATCCTCGTAAACCCTGCCTTCGAGATGGGCAATACGATGAGCAGCATGACCGGCAAGCAGGAATTCCAGAACCCGAGAAAGGACGGAGTGAACGAACTGATGGTTAACAAAGGCCTCATCAAGGAATACCGTGACTTTACCGAGCGTTGCTTCCAGGACATTACTCCCGAGGAACAGCAACGTGTTTACGGTCTCTTCGGCGATGCTGATCCGCTGGTCCATACCTTCGACCTCTTCCATGAGCACTATCCACTCGCCATCCCATTCCATGGCGAGCACCGACTTATCGACAAGGTAGCATTCCACTATCTCTGTCCGGTTATCCGCTGGATTGACGACAAGCAGAACGGCAAGGAGCGCCCTATCGTATACATCGACTTCGATGCCCTGCACGACAGTTACATGAAGGCAACCAGCTCGATGCACAAGGCTTACGAAATGCTGATAGAGCATTACAACGTATATATCGTAGCCCCAGCGCCAACCAACGACCATGAATACATGGCGAAGGTACAGACTTGGGTGGAGGAATACCTCTCTACCCCAGCCTACAACCACATCATCTTCTGCAACCAGAAGAACCTGCTCTACGGCGATTACTTCATCGACCCTAGCCCATGCGATGGTTTCATGGGTACGACGATAGAATACGGCAGCGATGAATTCAAGACCTTCGAAGAAATCATCACCTTCTTCGAAAGACTGGGAGGACAGTGA
- a CDS encoding RagB/SusD family nutrient uptake outer membrane protein yields MKNYINKIFGCAILASATMLASCGSDYLETKPTSSVGSENAVATTEMAYMALNGIARCQTTQHYAFTQGFAGENAIMRLYENLPSQNYNYNAYASGWAPIHNQQFHNRTNTIYDGYAWYYYYQLIGQANTIITRIDAAAGSESDKKFIKASALAFRAYSYEKLIHYYCYRWQDSNNGASQGVVLRLDESTGDAPYATLAETVDQIYKDCQEAITLFGESGIDRPASEVWIPNANVAHAVYARAALFRQDYQTALDQAKLAKQGYPLMSNADYKAGFCEPTSEWIMGSYGDASENNWYWSYGTQGACNGHYATAEGMTTGAGTIGHELISRIPNNDARKQNFLTEDKFPNLDLSKESETYYTFGILGMEDDDIYAQADSIVKAHAVKGLNAPYQAGIYYLDANLKFFVTDQPGVSYLPFIRSSEMVLIEAEANYFLHHEAEAQAALVELNATSGRNPEYTCTKTGEELLSEIQDYRCLELWGEGFEWSDFKRWNKAVVRKTFKEGGNAHSTVAITINPEDGNKWTWGVPLNETDYNADATAPEIN; encoded by the coding sequence ATGAAAAATTATATAAATAAGATATTCGGTTGCGCTATTTTAGCTTCTGCAACAATGCTGGCATCTTGTGGCAGCGATTATCTCGAAACCAAACCGACAAGTTCTGTTGGTTCTGAGAATGCGGTAGCAACAACAGAGATGGCTTACATGGCCTTGAATGGTATCGCTCGTTGCCAGACTACTCAGCATTATGCTTTCACACAGGGCTTTGCTGGTGAGAATGCAATTATGCGTCTTTATGAGAACTTGCCAAGCCAGAATTATAATTATAATGCCTATGCATCTGGTTGGGCACCTATCCATAATCAGCAGTTCCATAATAGAACAAATACTATCTATGATGGATATGCTTGGTATTATTATTACCAGCTCATCGGTCAGGCTAACACTATCATTACCCGTATTGATGCAGCAGCAGGAAGCGAGTCTGACAAGAAGTTTATCAAGGCTTCAGCCTTGGCTTTCCGTGCTTACAGCTACGAGAAGTTGATTCACTACTACTGCTATCGTTGGCAGGACAGTAACAATGGTGCTTCACAGGGCGTGGTTCTTCGTCTTGATGAATCTACAGGCGATGCTCCATACGCAACATTGGCAGAAACCGTAGATCAGATTTACAAGGATTGCCAGGAAGCGATTACCTTGTTTGGCGAAAGTGGCATCGACCGTCCTGCTTCTGAGGTTTGGATTCCTAATGCAAACGTTGCTCATGCAGTTTATGCACGTGCAGCTTTGTTTCGCCAGGATTACCAGACAGCTCTTGATCAGGCTAAGCTTGCTAAGCAGGGTTATCCATTGATGAGCAATGCTGATTATAAGGCTGGTTTCTGTGAGCCAACATCAGAGTGGATTATGGGTAGCTATGGTGATGCTTCTGAAAATAACTGGTATTGGTCTTATGGTACACAGGGTGCTTGTAATGGTCACTATGCTACAGCAGAAGGTATGACTACAGGTGCTGGAACCATCGGCCATGAGTTGATTTCCCGTATTCCTAACAATGATGCCCGCAAGCAGAACTTCCTGACAGAGGATAAGTTCCCTAACCTTGACCTCTCTAAGGAGTCTGAGACTTACTATACATTTGGTATTCTTGGAATGGAGGATGATGACATCTATGCACAAGCAGATTCCATCGTAAAGGCTCATGCAGTAAAAGGATTAAATGCACCTTATCAGGCTGGTATCTACTATCTGGATGCAAACTTGAAGTTCTTTGTAACCGACCAGCCAGGTGTCAGCTACTTGCCATTCATCCGCTCTAGTGAGATGGTATTGATTGAGGCTGAGGCAAATTATTTCTTGCATCATGAAGCAGAAGCTCAGGCTGCATTGGTTGAACTGAATGCTACTTCTGGTCGTAACCCAGAATATACCTGCACCAAGACTGGAGAGGAGCTTCTTTCAGAGATTCAGGACTATCGTTGTCTTGAGCTTTGGGGTGAGGGCTTCGAGTGGAGCGACTTCAAGCGTTGGAACAAGGCTGTAGTTCGAAAGACTTTTAAAGAAGGTGGTAATGCACATTCGACTGTTGCTATCACCATCAATCCTGAGGATGGTAACAAGTGGACATGGGGCGTTCCTCTGAACGAGACCGACTACAATGCTGATGCAACTGCTCCGGAGATTAACTAA
- the xpt gene encoding xanthine phosphoribosyltransferase: MDLLKERIMQEGRCFPGGILKVDSFVNHQMDPILMMELAKEFVRLFKDIKYNKIVTIEASGIAPAIMVGYLTNLPVVFVKKKQPKTMEGMITSVVHSFTKDRDYTVCVSNSYLTPEDHVIFIDDFLANGNASKGVMDLCEKAGAKIEAMGFIIEKAFQHGGDFLRKEGIRYEALATVESLDDCKIVLK, from the coding sequence ATGGATTTACTGAAAGAAAGAATTATGCAGGAGGGCAGATGCTTTCCTGGTGGAATCTTAAAAGTAGACAGCTTTGTAAACCATCAGATGGACCCTATTCTGATGATGGAATTAGCTAAGGAATTCGTGCGCCTTTTCAAGGATATCAAGTACAACAAGATTGTTACTATTGAGGCTTCGGGCATCGCGCCTGCCATCATGGTAGGTTATCTGACCAATCTTCCTGTTGTATTTGTGAAGAAAAAGCAGCCTAAGACTATGGAGGGTATGATTACCTCTGTGGTTCACTCTTTTACAAAGGACCGCGATTATACGGTTTGTGTGAGCAACAGTTATCTTACTCCTGAGGACCATGTTATCTTTATCGATGACTTCCTTGCCAATGGTAATGCGTCTAAGGGCGTGATGGACCTTTGCGAGAAGGCTGGTGCCAAGATTGAGGCGATGGGTTTCATCATCGAGAAGGCTTTCCAGCATGGTGGTGACTTCCTGCGCAAGGAGGGAATCCGTTATGAGGCGCTCGCTACCGTAGAGAGCCTGGACGATTGCAAGATTGTCTTGAAGTAA
- a CDS encoding SusC/RagA family TonB-linked outer membrane protein: MEKRLMTVVAGLALSTSMAFAQSQISGHVTSSEDGSPVIGASIKVAGTNTGTVTDIDGNFSLNAPAGAKLEITYIGMQSKTAKASSDMKIVLDADNHSLADVVVVAYGTAKRQSITGSVTAVDSKEIENRITTSVTGALEGAAPGVQVNSSYGEPGKAPTIHIRGVGTLVKDADQPLYVVDGAAFDGNISELNPNDIESMSVLKDAASAALYGNRAANGVILITTKRAKYGIKPTINLQINNGVYTRGIGEYERLNADQWMEASWLAMKNYAMSGKMNLDAAAAAQYATTHLISDYVKRNIYNAKNDALFDANGKLIASRLSGYDDLDWQDGVERTGHRQEYNVSGAISGEKFNVYASAGYLNEKGYTKNSAFERFTGRINSKFTPSKWFEAGINLSANVSNRQFNDNASGNAYANPFYTTRYMAPVYPMYMHNADGSYALDENGEKQFDVTSEYLSNRNIAYEMVADKDKTRRAVIDAQVYGKINLPYNFSVMVKANGNNSTSNRQTYNNPNIGDGAANNGRLSSHAYQYATYTAQELLTWNQTYGKHNVDVLAGHENYSWERKLTRGMNTNMAVSGNLVMGNFLTNSYFDGFNDVDKTESYLGRIRYNYDEKYFADFSYRRDGSSRFAKDARWGDFYSFGLNWNAKKENFLQNVEWLNDLRVRASYGEVGNNAGVSLYAYQALYEIDKNGGNTALIKQTLAASNIKWETTQTVDFGVEGRLFDRLNFSIGYFDKRSKDLLFEVRLPYSAGSYPHNPDMSNMSQYQNIGTISNRGFEIALSGEIIKNKDWNWTVSADATTLKNKVIKLPGGKDILHGVQKYSEGHSAYEFFTYHFAGVDQMTGNSLYDIADDKVEAAKADGTLVTINGKNYTTETANAERKWAGTALPSVYGSFGTNLRWKDLSLGVLFTYSLGGKVFDASYMRLMSTASASSASANHKDILKSWNGVPEGMTETSPNRLDPNGIPVIDFNRSTYNNDTSDRWLTSADYLIFKNINLSYNLPKAWIQNMGIQGLQVKAGAENLFTLTARKGMNPQYSFSGGSDDTYVSARVFNFGLSVTF, from the coding sequence ATGGAAAAAAGACTCATGACAGTAGTTGCAGGTCTTGCTCTTAGCACGAGCATGGCTTTTGCACAAAGTCAAATCTCTGGTCACGTAACCTCTTCTGAGGATGGCAGCCCTGTTATCGGTGCTTCTATCAAGGTTGCGGGCACTAACACAGGTACAGTTACCGATATTGACGGTAACTTCTCATTGAACGCTCCTGCCGGAGCCAAGTTGGAGATTACATACATCGGTATGCAGTCTAAGACAGCCAAGGCTTCTTCTGACATGAAGATTGTTTTGGATGCAGACAATCATTCTCTGGCTGATGTCGTTGTTGTGGCATATGGTACAGCTAAGCGCCAATCTATTACAGGTTCTGTAACTGCTGTTGATTCTAAGGAAATCGAGAACCGTATCACTACTTCTGTAACAGGTGCGCTCGAAGGTGCTGCTCCTGGTGTACAGGTTAATAGCTCATACGGTGAGCCAGGTAAGGCTCCAACTATCCACATCCGTGGTGTCGGAACCTTGGTAAAGGATGCTGACCAGCCTCTTTATGTAGTAGATGGCGCAGCTTTCGATGGTAACATCTCTGAGTTGAACCCTAATGATATCGAGAGCATGTCTGTATTGAAGGATGCAGCTTCTGCTGCCCTTTATGGTAACCGTGCTGCCAATGGTGTCATCCTGATTACTACCAAGCGTGCAAAGTATGGCATCAAGCCTACTATCAATCTCCAGATCAACAATGGTGTTTACACTCGTGGTATCGGTGAGTATGAGCGCCTGAATGCTGACCAGTGGATGGAGGCATCTTGGTTGGCAATGAAGAACTACGCCATGTCGGGAAAGATGAATCTGGATGCTGCTGCGGCTGCTCAATATGCTACAACTCACTTGATTAGCGACTATGTAAAGCGAAATATCTACAATGCAAAGAATGATGCTCTGTTTGATGCAAACGGCAAGCTGATTGCTTCTCGCCTCTCTGGTTATGACGACCTCGATTGGCAGGATGGTGTTGAGCGTACAGGTCATCGTCAGGAGTACAACGTCTCTGGTGCTATAAGTGGCGAGAAGTTCAATGTTTATGCTTCTGCCGGTTACTTGAACGAGAAGGGTTATACCAAGAACTCTGCTTTCGAGCGTTTCACTGGTCGTATCAACTCTAAGTTCACTCCAAGCAAGTGGTTCGAGGCTGGTATCAACTTGAGTGCCAATGTATCTAATCGTCAGTTTAATGACAACGCTTCTGGTAATGCTTATGCTAACCCATTCTATACCACCCGTTACATGGCGCCTGTGTATCCTATGTATATGCATAATGCAGATGGCAGCTATGCGCTTGATGAGAATGGAGAGAAGCAGTTTGATGTAACCTCTGAGTACCTCTCTAACCGTAACATCGCATACGAGATGGTTGCTGACAAGGATAAGACCCGTCGTGCAGTAATCGATGCACAGGTTTATGGTAAGATTAATCTGCCATACAACTTCTCTGTGATGGTAAAGGCTAATGGTAATAACAGTACATCTAACCGCCAGACCTATAATAACCCTAACATTGGTGATGGTGCAGCAAACAATGGTCGTTTGTCCAGCCATGCATACCAGTATGCTACCTATACAGCCCAGGAGTTGCTGACATGGAATCAGACCTACGGTAAGCACAACGTAGATGTTCTTGCAGGTCATGAGAACTATAGCTGGGAGAGAAAGCTGACCCGTGGTATGAATACCAATATGGCTGTATCAGGCAACTTGGTGATGGGTAACTTCCTGACAAACTCATACTTCGATGGATTTAATGATGTAGATAAGACTGAGTCTTATTTGGGTCGTATCCGCTACAACTATGACGAGAAATACTTCGCAGACTTCTCATACCGCCGTGATGGTTCTTCCCGTTTTGCAAAGGATGCCCGCTGGGGTGATTTCTATTCATTCGGTTTGAACTGGAATGCCAAGAAAGAGAATTTCCTGCAGAATGTAGAATGGTTGAACGACTTGCGTGTACGTGCTTCTTATGGTGAGGTAGGTAACAATGCCGGTGTAAGCCTCTATGCTTATCAGGCTCTCTATGAGATTGACAAGAATGGTGGTAACACAGCCTTGATCAAGCAAACTTTGGCTGCTTCAAACATTAAGTGGGAGACAACTCAGACCGTTGATTTCGGTGTTGAGGGTAGATTGTTCGACCGTTTGAACTTCAGCATCGGTTACTTCGACAAGCGTTCTAAAGATCTTCTCTTCGAGGTTCGTTTGCCATATTCAGCAGGTTCATACCCTCATAATCCGGATATGTCTAATATGTCTCAGTATCAGAATATTGGTACCATTTCGAACCGTGGATTTGAAATCGCCTTGAGTGGTGAAATTATAAAGAACAAGGATTGGAACTGGACTGTTTCTGCAGATGCTACAACCTTGAAGAATAAGGTAATCAAGTTGCCTGGAGGTAAGGATATTCTTCATGGCGTACAGAAGTATTCTGAGGGACACTCTGCATACGAGTTCTTTACCTATCACTTCGCAGGTGTTGACCAGATGACAGGTAATTCTTTGTATGATATTGCCGATGACAAAGTTGAGGCAGCTAAGGCTGATGGTACACTTGTAACCATTAATGGCAAGAACTATACAACAGAGACAGCCAATGCTGAGCGTAAATGGGCTGGTACAGCTCTCCCATCTGTATATGGTTCATTCGGTACAAACCTCCGTTGGAAGGACTTGAGCCTCGGTGTATTGTTTACCTATAGCTTGGGTGGCAAGGTTTTCGATGCTTCTTACATGAGATTGATGAGCACAGCTTCTGCTTCATCAGCATCAGCTAACCATAAGGACATCCTGAAGTCTTGGAACGGTGTGCCTGAGGGAATGACAGAGACATCTCCAAACCGTCTCGATCCTAATGGAATTCCTGTCATCGACTTCAACCGCAGTACCTACAACAACGATACAAGTGACCGCTGGTTGACAAGCGCAGATTATCTCATCTTCAAGAATATCAACCTGAGTTACAACTTGCCAAAGGCATGGATCCAGAATATGGGTATCCAGGGCTTGCAGGTTAAGGCTGGTGCAGAGAACCTGTTCACACTTACAGCCCGTAAGGGTATGAACCCTCAGTACAGCTTCAGTGGTGGTTCTGATGATACATACGTAAGTGCACGCGTATTCAACTTCGGTTTGTCTGTAACATTCTAA
- a CDS encoding SGNH/GDSL hydrolase family protein, which produces MKRFIMILYFICTYTLQMAAQTWIGTWATAPQTVVKAFMPYNNNMTNRSVRQIVKVSVGGDVIRLKLSNIYSMQPVVIRSIYIAHAKDSFKIDAKSAQYFKFGNSYKATIPAGRQIVSDALKFNLKNLERVAITINYTSAPDVPTVHMGSRTTSYIMKGVTNAHSNFEKAFRENHWYNISGIDVYTMSTNMSAIAIMGNSITDGKCSTDNAQNRWPDVMSEMLQLKHKITNQGVLNLGIGNNRVTVPGGFGALAKERFDRDILMQSGVKKVIIFEGINDIGAAKSGNSETVARQIIESIQGMMRKAKARKMKVYLGTITPFKGAGYYSHFHEAARLYVNDWIRSQAKKADGILDFAKLLQDPNDDRRMKREYASNDWLHPNPAGYKAMGIYAADIIK; this is translated from the coding sequence GTGAAAAGATTTATAATGATACTATACTTCATCTGCACATACACACTACAGATGGCGGCACAAACATGGATTGGAACTTGGGCTACGGCACCGCAGACTGTGGTGAAAGCGTTTATGCCCTATAATAACAACATGACAAACCGTTCGGTTCGCCAGATAGTAAAGGTAAGCGTGGGAGGCGACGTGATAAGACTGAAACTGAGCAATATCTACTCGATGCAACCCGTAGTGATACGCTCCATCTATATCGCCCACGCCAAAGACTCCTTCAAGATTGATGCCAAATCGGCTCAATACTTCAAGTTCGGCAACAGCTACAAGGCTACTATCCCTGCCGGCAGACAGATAGTGAGCGATGCGCTGAAGTTCAATCTCAAGAACCTGGAGCGCGTAGCCATCACCATCAACTACACCTCGGCTCCCGATGTGCCTACCGTCCACATGGGCTCACGTACCACCTCTTATATCATGAAGGGAGTAACCAATGCCCACTCCAACTTCGAAAAGGCTTTCCGCGAGAACCACTGGTACAACATCAGCGGCATCGATGTGTATACTATGAGCACCAACATGAGTGCCATCGCCATCATGGGCAATTCCATCACCGACGGCAAATGTTCTACGGATAATGCCCAGAACCGGTGGCCGGATGTTATGTCGGAGATGCTGCAGCTGAAACATAAGATAACCAACCAGGGTGTACTGAACCTGGGCATCGGCAACAACCGCGTAACCGTGCCGGGCGGTTTCGGGGCACTCGCCAAGGAACGCTTCGACCGAGACATTCTGATGCAGAGCGGCGTAAAGAAGGTAATTATCTTTGAAGGCATCAACGACATAGGTGCTGCCAAGAGCGGCAACAGCGAGACGGTAGCCCGCCAGATTATAGAGAGCATACAGGGAATGATGAGGAAGGCGAAGGCCCGGAAGATGAAAGTTTATCTGGGCACCATCACGCCTTTCAAGGGTGCCGGCTACTACAGCCATTTCCACGAAGCAGCCCGACTCTATGTAAACGACTGGATTCGAAGTCAGGCAAAGAAAGCAGATGGCATTCTAGACTTCGCCAAGCTGCTTCAAGACCCGAATGATGACAGAAGGATGAAGCGGGAATATGCCAGCAACGACTGGCTCCACCCGAATCCTGCAGGCTACAAGGCGATGGGAATCTATGCTGCCGACATTATCAAATAA
- a CDS encoding ATP-binding protein codes for MIVRPKRIYRKRIPYGMQNFEDVIKEDCYYVDKTPFIEQIEESNKYFFYIRPRRFGKTLTLSMLENYYDINKKDKFDEIFGKLYIGQNPTPKHNTYLIIHLNFAEVAAGLDDYKDGLDNHCRLVFNFFCDIYAHILPAGTKEGLQQEPDAVSKLRFLCQKCQEVGKKIYLFIDEYDNFTNMILAHEEHLVRYRNQTHGEGYLRQFFNTIKGAAGNTLGRVFVTGVSPVTMDDLTSGFNIGTNYSLSPKFNEMTGFTEEEVREMLDYYRSVLPFNHTTDELIKVMKPWYDNYCFAVKSYGKTTMYNSVMVLNFISNYIDNEYDIPDSMVETNIRIDYDKMRMLIRHDKEFAHDASIIQQLVTQGFVIGTLNENFPAERINDPDNFLSLLFYFGMVTIDGTYKGETKFIIPNEVVRDQMYTYLLDTYKENDLVYDRYSKGKLESKLAYDGQFKLYFEYIADCLKKYSSQRDKQKGEAFVHGFTLAMTSQNKFYRPISELDNDGGYADIFLSPLCDIYKDMVDSYIIELKYCKSQTTDEQVKKLFEEASAQISRYADSDMVREAVKTTKLHKLVVIYRGAEMVACEEI; via the coding sequence ATGATAGTAAGACCAAAGCGCATTTATCGCAAGCGCATACCATACGGCATGCAGAATTTTGAGGATGTCATAAAAGAGGATTGTTACTATGTGGACAAGACTCCTTTCATAGAGCAAATAGAAGAATCCAACAAGTATTTCTTCTATATTCGCCCTCGCCGTTTCGGCAAGACACTTACCCTCTCCATGCTTGAGAATTACTATGACATCAACAAGAAAGACAAGTTTGATGAAATCTTTGGCAAGCTATACATCGGGCAGAATCCTACACCAAAGCATAATACATATCTCATCATCCACCTCAATTTTGCCGAAGTGGCAGCAGGATTGGATGATTATAAGGATGGACTGGACAACCATTGTCGCCTTGTATTCAATTTCTTCTGCGACATCTATGCACATATTCTTCCTGCTGGTACCAAGGAAGGATTGCAACAGGAGCCTGATGCGGTATCCAAGTTGAGGTTTCTTTGCCAGAAATGCCAGGAGGTGGGGAAGAAGATTTATCTCTTCATCGATGAGTACGACAACTTCACCAACATGATTCTCGCCCATGAGGAGCATCTCGTGAGGTATCGCAACCAGACCCACGGAGAGGGATACTTGCGCCAGTTCTTCAACACCATCAAGGGTGCGGCTGGCAATACTCTGGGCAGAGTGTTCGTCACGGGAGTAAGCCCTGTGACCATGGACGACCTGACCAGCGGATTCAACATCGGAACCAACTACTCCCTAAGCCCAAAATTCAATGAGATGACGGGCTTCACGGAAGAAGAAGTGAGAGAGATGCTGGATTATTACCGCAGCGTCCTGCCGTTCAATCACACCACCGATGAGCTGATCAAGGTGATGAAGCCTTGGTACGACAACTATTGCTTTGCCGTCAAGAGCTATGGCAAGACCACGATGTACAACTCCGTGATGGTACTCAATTTCATTAGTAACTATATAGATAATGAGTACGACATCCCCGACTCCATGGTAGAGACCAACATCCGTATCGACTATGACAAGATGCGAATGCTCATCCGCCACGACAAGGAGTTTGCCCACGATGCCAGCATCATCCAGCAGTTGGTAACCCAGGGATTCGTGATAGGCACGCTCAACGAGAACTTCCCTGCCGAGCGAATCAACGACCCAGACAACTTCCTCAGCCTGCTGTTCTATTTCGGCATGGTGACGATAGACGGAACATACAAGGGTGAGACCAAGTTCATCATCCCGAATGAGGTGGTGCGTGACCAGATGTACACCTACCTGCTCGACACCTACAAGGAGAACGACTTGGTATATGATAGATATAGCAAGGGTAAATTGGAGAGCAAACTGGCATACGATGGGCAATTCAAGCTATACTTTGAGTATATCGCCGACTGCCTGAAGAAGTACTCCTCCCAGCGAGACAAGCAGAAGGGAGAGGCTTTCGTGCATGGCTTCACCTTGGCGATGACAAGCCAGAACAAGTTCTATCGCCCTATCTCTGAGCTGGACAATGACGGCGGCTATGCCGACATTTTCCTCTCTCCGCTCTGTGACATCTACAAGGACATGGTAGATTCATATATCATCGAGTTGAAATATTGCAAGAGCCAAACCACAGATGAGCAAGTAAAAAAGCTCTTCGAGGAGGCTTCAGCTCAAATCTCTCGCTATGCGGACAGTGATATGGTCAGAGAGGCAGTAAAGACTACAAAGCTCCACAAGCTGGTGGTTATCTACCGCGGAGCGGAAATGGTGGCTTGCGAGGAAATATAA